attaacccTAAAAtgaaacgatgatattttagaGCACATTTTAGAGAGTTTCTAAACTCTAAAAAAGGACGTCGTTTCGTTATAGAActtattttgtttaatatatatacacacacaaatggGTTGGGAGGGTGAAACTCGGGCAAGGCCAAAGCCTAGCCAGACATCCCCCCCTCCCCCGACTTTGTGCGTGGGCAGGTGCCCACCCATCTTGATGCTAGCATGCAAACTCGCCCCCATGCCTATGAGAaggttcaaaaataaaataaaatcattgccATAGCCCAATAGTCTATGAATGGggagaactttttttttccaaggAAGGTAATTTGTACCACTAGTTTGATGCCACGAATATGAGAGGAATGCATAGGTGAGTGATACACGAGAGGTACTAATGGACATTGGATTCTCATAAAATTTGGAAAAACTACTCTAATCTTTAGTTATAGGTCTACTAGACTATGCTTGTCACGGATGTTCAATGAACAATGTTCACAGCTCATGCACTGTACCACTTAAAACGTATTAGTTCAACATATGTGATTAAAGATGACAAAAtctaagatgaaaaataatatttttctttcggAAATATATCAGATGAATTAGCGGtggttcatcttctttctttagCCCTCTCGGTGGATCAAAAATTTAAAGAACTTTGGTCGTGCTAAAACTTTTTGGAATCATGCTGTAGTCATCTTCTAATTATTTTTCCCTGCCTGAATGATGTCACTCAAGTATCTAAGGCAAGATCATAATTGTGAACTggaaaatgtggtttttatatGAATCAGGACTCAGCTATAGACAGCCATCTCAAGAGAGGAGACTAACGTTTCTTGGTTAGCAAGTGtgtaaacttaaaaaaaagaaaaaaccaatcACAAGAGCAACATCCACGTAGAAGAATTTGAAGATAGCCTGGAATTCATTCCAAGAAATAGAAAGACCCAAATGGACTAGGCCGAATTCTGCAAATGCAAAACCAGGAGCGTTGATGTAAAATTAGGGACAGTTGCTAGTTCTATGCATGTCAAACTTCAACTATCAATTTCTCAATAACATTAGCCATCGAACAACATACCCTGGCTTCCAAGGCTAAAGAACTAACCATTCCCTCCATAGATCTCAGCTCTTCATGAAATTCGGGATGCAACACCAGTGAAGAAAACTTTTCATCCAACACCAATCCAACCCAGTTGACGACATCTTCCAGCTTAGGAATCCAACAGCAGACCTTCAAACCTAACTTTGATGTTGCCTCAGAACATGGAACTGCTTGAGGAAACCTCTCGTACTTCTTCAACCACTTTCCCAAATAACGAATCAAACTCATCATTTCTTTACCATTCAACTTACTAATTGAGGATGCTAATACCACTGCATCAACATTTGATGATGCCAGCAAGTAGTGCAAACAAAGCTCGGGAGCCGAAAACCCGTCATGGGCCATCATAAGCGAAATTGAAGCGTCCTTTGCTAATCGTGCTTTCTTCCCTGTGAGACCCTTATCACTCGCTCTCTCAATCGCAGATAAAGCCTGCTTCTCCCATTCCTTCCTCACATTTACCATGCTACCATAAGCATCTTTCGGTGGACAAAGAAAATACTTCAAAATGCAAAGTATTTCAGATGCCCCAAGATCTGAAGCATGCTTTATACAGACACAAATCAAGTGCGACATCTTCTTCATCACAAGTTTATTAACCAAAGTTGAATAACAAGAATGCTCCACATGCCCATTCACAATCAAAGCCTCCACCAATTCCCAAGTCTCCAAAACCACGCACGCGTCCAAAACCAAACCAGCAACATCTTTGCCCATCACAGAACCTAGCTTCTCAATCAACGCCACGGTATACCCTTTATCAGACGAATCAATCCCGATGGAAACCCCAGCTTTCTCCCTGATTTTCTCAAGAAACTGATTCAAAATCCGAATAAACTCATCCTTATCAAAATCATTCGGGTTCTTCAGCTTCCGGTTTAGCTTTgtgaagaaattttttcccaagTCGATGACTTCAGAATCGGTTTTCGAGATTTGCCAACCAACAACGGGGTTGACGAGGGAAACAAGATTTGGGGACTCAAATTTGGGCCTCAAATTGGGCAAAACATCATCGGGGTTGAGAACAATGGGGTACTCTGATTGCGAAGCGAGTGGCTCGGAACTGACCGAGGCGTTTTCTATCACTTCGAgcaaagtcatagagtaattgGAAAGCAAAGCACAAAACCTGAGGAGCAAACAGAGTTATACGTGAATCGTAATCAAACAAAAGACTTAAAACATTTACATCAAACTTTTCCTCAAAACAGACAGTCTAATAAGATATCTCTTTTCATTCCAAAACGAAAGTCCAACACTGAAGCCTTGGAAAGATTCAAAATCCATATCCCATTTACTTAGCTTAAAGTTTAAAcggaaaatataaaagataaatgatTGTTTGAGTTCAGATAACATGAGCTCAGCGCATCCGAACCTCAGGAGCCGCAGAGGAGCGGCGCACGGTGGCGGCGATGACACAAGCTGAATCCCTAGGTCTGCTTCACAAATTACAATCTCTCCATGACAACTTGGCGCCTCTAATAGTTAGCACGAGAAAAGGGTTCGGACTGGATCTCGGCCCTTTGTATTTAGCCCaataatatatgtaatttttaagaCAATAAGTTTAAGGATAGAAAAGTATTTtaactaaaaacaaaattacataataaatttataaattaaccaaATTTGATACaatactttaaattttaaaattatatttaaattaaagtaGATCTAACCTATTACATAAAACAATGTTTGTTTATaggtttaattttatataatctctttatttcTATAACAGTTCTCTTAGAGGCAGTTCAATATAAATTAAGGTAAAAGTCAAAATTTAAGTTAGTcattcataattataatataataaaatataaattattatatgaagtattttcaaaatttttaaaaaatgagattttatttaaaatctttaaataaagttttttaaaatttatatttaatacaacaacttaaaatgagacttcaatacaaattttataCTTCAATTTAGTTAgatcttaaaattttatttaaaatataaataattcattgtattaaatattaaatttagtattatgcAGCCATGCacacattgaaaaatataaaagttatttaaatttttatttaatgaaatggattttttttttccaaaaaaaaaaaagaaaaaaaaaaactcatttttaattttgagtatCTTACATAGGATGAGGCCTTAGGTAATGGCTTAAATGGTTTTACCATTGAGCCGACCTTAAGTTCTCTTAAGGAGATTGCTGGTTTGGATATCCAAatataaactatttcatctcatctcatttcatataatcattataacttttataaatttctacacagaatataataaataattttgcttttttaaatttgaataaaattaatattaaaaaattatattttaacaatattttatttaacttttaacaaaacatttcatcttAACTGTATAACCAAATAAAGCCTGATGGTTTCTAAATTCATCTAGAATATTTGGAGTGAGGATGAAGATTGATGGTCCCCATAGGCATGTTTGAGCATTTGGAATATTTTAGAACTttttgaataatagtgaaatagtttaagtaaagatatttttattgagttttgaaaaaaaaaatgttaaataacaatattataaaattgtttgaatattatttttattttaaaatttgtaaaagttatattaatttttgtgtttgaataataattaagtaataattaaataaatattgaaattgaaaagtattgtatttgagtaatatttaaaaataaaattatgcatAGCGTTTGAGAATTCCTTGCTTGTCCAGACATGCACTTAGTTCACATATCATTgtagtatatttttttcttattaaggataaaatatattatattataagtcGGTAAGTAGCGATAAAGAGCATGCTCACCTAACAACCCTCGAGTTTCTCCCTTGTCTCTGCTTCTGTCTACCTGTTCCCATCACCCCTTGCTAGCTATCAGAGCATCCCAGCCTAGGGGGTTGGAGCTTCATCTCCTCCCcgccatcccccccccccccccccccccccccccagctTGTCCAACCATTGTttctatggtttttttttttcgattacTCTTTTAGTTTTTCGGCAATAGTATCTAGATGTTCCGATTTGCTATTTGCCGACCATCTTCATCTGCCACGTATCCCTCCTTTGGACTCCCCAGCCATCAATCTGTCGTACGATGGAAGAAATCTGTCTAAACGAGTGGCACGTGTGGCTCACACATTGGGCCTCACACGTTGCCTTACCTATGGGAGTTTCCTGCTGCTATGCGTGGCACATTCGAGGCCAATGACTTCAGATCTTTTAGATCTACGTGCTCCTTTGTTCCTTAGTGTGGTGTGTGTCCTCCACCATTGGTGGTGGTCCTTCACCAGTGTATTGgatcattttcagatttctaTTCTCTTATATTCATGCTTTCTCTAACCAATGATCAAGACGACGTGATCGTGATAATCTCTTACAATTGGACTAGATTAGCAAAATGCAACACACCACTCTTGACTGCGACTTTTAGTCGTAGGTTTATAGTCTGTTATCAGGCTATGTTAAAACCACTTTAAACGGCTTCCCCATATGGAAATGGATTAAAACCAATCTTTTGACGGCCCActttgttgtttttttatttttagtgctACTTTTACTTATTTTGAAATGACTATTGGAGACTCCCACCTCACTTAATCTTATATCATTGTAACTGCTTCGTTTATCTATGAAATACTTTACTTGGGACAAAAAAAGTAGCAATAAGGAGCATGATTATCATCTTCTTAGCCCCATTCTTATAGAGACTCAAACTTGTAACCTTTCATCGTCGATATCAAATGTGAGTACATCTCTTATCACAAAACCATCAACAAAATCTTGATGCATATTAGTCTCTAATTTTATGTGTATCAAATATGAGATTTCATTAATGTTAATTTAAGATACAAAGATGTTCCATTAAAACCTTCTTCCAACTTGCAGATACTGCACAATTTCCAAGACCAATGCTCTTTGCGTCAAGTAGATTCCTTGTCGCTAAAAAAACATATGGTCTTTGAATTTCTCTAAAACCAAATTCTAAAGGGGACTCGTTTTGTGTAACTGGATCCAAGCAGAATCCCAACTGGGAACTTTCTATACTCCACTTTGATCACGAACTCGAACACAGAAACAACTTCACGAAAGCAAGCATTCCTACCCTACAACTCCCTAACCTGCGTTTGTTTTGTGTGTTTGAGACCGTTAACTCTTAAGGAGCGAGAAAGGAAGGAAAGGGGTGTGTTTTGGCTGTGAATGGAACTATAAAGCTACCTTCTTGTAGACATTATGATGGATGCTGAAACTTGGTTAATTGATTGTGGTTCAGTTTTCAAGTGTAGGTCGTAAAAACAGAGACGAGCAAATACAAGGGCAGGTACCTTTCTGAGTAAGAGAGGAAGGGCAACCTGTTTGACAAAATTCTTCTTTCCCCTTTGTATTGAATAACAAAcaaacatctttttttttttttttaatacgtaaaataaattatattttcaaaagaagGCAAAAGCCTGATACAAAGTTTAGCGACCAAAGTCTAGGTATGATCAATGGATATAAGGAAATAACAAACAAACATCTGATTCCCAAAAGAGTTCTAACAAACAAGCCCTTATTGAAGACCAACTCCTACGGCCGGAAAAATGTAAGACCGATACGTATGAAAACTCCAAAGCCGCATGAACACACCTGTTAAGTCCGGAAGGGGTTTCCATCACATTGTAAGCTAAATCATTTATCTTCTTCTGGTGTCAGCATGAAATCCTCTTCAGGTTGATGGTGGAATTTCCCAGTGCCTTGGCAGTGGGCCAACATCGTATATTATCTCTCTATGGCAAGACCAAACAAGCTTTATTGCTTCTGGGGTCCCAATTCCAGCACCCCTGGGGTCTCCAGCTGGTCCGAACCTGTTGCACCAttgtttatgaaaaatttaagcACACAATCTTCCCATTAAGGAAAAAGACTCATGAATTCTCTACTTACCAATGATTCTGTGGAGCTCCAGTTGTTCTTGCTCTTAATCCAGCATAAGTAGTCCCATTTACTGTGTTTCCAATTACTTCctgtacaaataaaataaactgaGAAGACctatttgaa
This Carya illinoinensis cultivar Pawnee chromosome 11, C.illinoinensisPawnee_v1, whole genome shotgun sequence DNA region includes the following protein-coding sequences:
- the LOC122282824 gene encoding uncharacterized protein LOC122282824 yields the protein MTLLEVIENASVSSEPLASQSEYPIVLNPDDVLPNLRPKFESPNLVSLVNPVVGWQISKTDSEVIDLGKNFFTKLNRKLKNPNDFDKDEFIRILNQFLEKIREKAGVSIGIDSSDKGYTVALIEKLGSVMGKDVAGLVLDACVVLETWELVEALIVNGHVEHSCYSTLVNKLVMKKMSHLICVCIKHASDLGASEILCILKYFLCPPKDAYGSMVNVRKEWEKQALSAIERASDKGLTGKKARLAKDASISLMMAHDGFSAPELCLHYLLASSNVDAVVLASSISKLNGKEMMSLIRYLGKWLKKYERFPQAVPCSEATSKLGLKVCCWIPKLEDVVNWVGLVLDEKFSSLVLHPEFHEELRSMEGMVSSLALEARVCCSMANVIEKLIVEV